Proteins encoded in a region of the Rhizobium sp. CC-YZS058 genome:
- a CDS encoding DMT family transporter produces the protein MPSQRGALLMIVSVLNFAMLMLLVRALGETVSVFMLLLTRQVVMQVVVLFVARRRVRTLLHTRTPALQFWRSVLALAATMATYVSFIRLPLALASAISFSTVLFVTLGAVLFLRERVTRGIWIATIIGLIGVLIMLSPREGGASLDVLVAICGAVASAGMILTVRVFDPSDSIETVLTYQGLLTLAAAVVPVILTWQTPTAAEAALLLAVGLVSTFGQWTFVTAYRYEEAARLAPLDFLRLVVLAAAGLIFFHERPGLWLFAGIIPIIGATLYILRSNSRAIPARARTEVDN, from the coding sequence CGTCTCCGTCTTCATGCTGTTGCTGACGCGGCAGGTCGTCATGCAGGTCGTGGTGCTGTTCGTCGCCCGGAGGCGCGTACGCACCCTTCTGCACACGCGGACACCGGCGCTCCAGTTCTGGCGGTCGGTTCTGGCACTGGCGGCGACCATGGCCACCTATGTGAGCTTCATCCGGCTTCCGCTCGCGCTCGCCAGCGCGATCAGCTTCTCGACCGTGCTGTTCGTCACGCTCGGCGCCGTGCTCTTCCTGCGGGAACGGGTGACCCGTGGCATCTGGATTGCTACGATCATCGGGCTGATTGGCGTCCTTATCATGTTGAGCCCGCGGGAAGGTGGGGCGTCCCTTGACGTACTGGTCGCGATTTGCGGCGCCGTCGCCTCAGCAGGGATGATCCTGACGGTGCGCGTCTTCGACCCGTCCGATTCCATCGAAACAGTGCTAACCTACCAGGGCTTGCTGACACTGGCCGCCGCGGTCGTTCCGGTGATCCTCACCTGGCAGACGCCGACGGCGGCGGAAGCTGCCCTTCTGCTTGCGGTCGGGCTCGTCAGCACCTTCGGCCAATGGACCTTCGTCACCGCCTATCGCTACGAGGAGGCGGCACGGCTTGCTCCGCTCGATTTCCTGAGGCTCGTCGTTCTGGCCGCGGCCGGTTTGATCTTCTTCCACGAGCGACCCGGCCTGTGGCTCTTCGCCGGCATCATCCCGATCATCGGCGCAACGCTCTATATCCTGCGATCTAACAGCCGCGCCATCCCCGCCCGCGCGCGAACCGAAGTCGATAATTAA
- a CDS encoding acetamidase/formamidase family protein, translating into MSEHRLEPSVETCHWGQFDPKLKPALTIRSGDIVTVDTVTGAPENIPDCNRFFVPPALDEIHKALTPFGPHILTGPIFVEGAIPGSVIELRIHNVEVIQDWGFNVIVPQLGTLPHDYDEIRHVTLPLDLARQVGIMPWGLELPLRPFFGVMGLAPPPGWGRVSSVAPACFGGNLDNKELVAGTTLFLPVFNEGGLFSCGDGHGCQGDGEVNVTAIETALRGKFEFIVRNDLTFRWPRAETPTHYITMGLDPDLDQCAIKALREMIALIGEKAGLSHADAYMLCSLAGDLHVTQTVNATKGVHMMMPKSYVDRA; encoded by the coding sequence GTGAGTGAACATCGTCTCGAACCAAGCGTCGAAACTTGTCACTGGGGTCAGTTCGACCCGAAGCTGAAGCCGGCCCTTACGATCCGCAGCGGCGATATCGTCACGGTCGACACAGTGACCGGCGCGCCTGAGAACATCCCCGATTGCAACCGCTTCTTCGTGCCGCCCGCGCTGGACGAGATCCACAAGGCGCTGACGCCGTTCGGCCCGCATATCCTGACAGGCCCGATCTTCGTCGAGGGTGCGATACCCGGCTCGGTGATCGAGCTGCGGATCCATAACGTGGAGGTCATCCAGGACTGGGGCTTCAACGTCATCGTGCCGCAGCTCGGCACCCTGCCCCACGACTATGACGAGATACGCCACGTCACCCTGCCACTCGACCTCGCGCGTCAGGTCGGCATCATGCCCTGGGGGCTCGAGCTGCCGCTACGGCCCTTCTTCGGCGTCATGGGGCTTGCGCCGCCGCCGGGCTGGGGGCGGGTTTCGTCCGTGGCGCCAGCCTGCTTCGGCGGCAATCTGGACAATAAGGAGCTTGTCGCCGGGACGACGCTCTTCCTGCCCGTCTTCAATGAGGGCGGGTTGTTTTCCTGCGGCGATGGTCACGGGTGCCAAGGGGACGGCGAGGTAAACGTGACAGCGATCGAGACGGCGCTGAGGGGCAAGTTCGAATTCATCGTCCGCAACGACCTGACCTTCCGCTGGCCGCGCGCCGAAACGCCGACCCACTACATCACCATGGGGCTCGATCCCGATCTCGATCAATGCGCCATCAAGGCCCTGCGGGAGATGATCGCGCTCATCGGCGAGAAGGCCGGCCTGTCGCATGCCGATGCCTACATGCTGTGTTCCCTGGCCGGCGACCTGCATGTGACCCAGACAGTCAACGCGACGAAAGGCGTCCACATGATGATGCCGAAATCCTATGTCGATCGAGCCTGA